From Chloroflexaceae bacterium:
TGACAGGCGCCGCTGCATTTTGGCCGTCACGCCGGTGCGCCGGCGCGGCAGGATCTTGCCCTGGGCCGTCAGATACTTCTGCAGGCGCTTAACGTCTTTGTAATCGGGCTCAATGCCCAGCTTCGTGAATTCGCATTCGCGGCGGCGACCACGCCCGCCGCTCTTTACCCCTCGCGACCGGCTCATAGGCTATCGCTCTCCTCGGATCAGTTCCAGGCTGCCATAGACAAACCAGCGTTTAGTATACCACATGTGCGAGTTCATTACATGGGA
This genomic window contains:
- the rpsR gene encoding 30S ribosomal protein S18 yields the protein MSRSRGVKSGGRGRRRECEFTKLGIEPDYKDVKRLQKYLTAQGKILPRRRTGVTAKMQRRLSVAIKRARHLALLPAAPAHTRG